From Pseudomonas fluorescens, one genomic window encodes:
- a CDS encoding ABC transporter permease has translation MRNHPLFNTFTWLISPLVLLLLWAVVAEAAIFPRNLLVPPLQVLQTFQALLASGELLEHLGNSLSRLGLGFAIGSLSGLAFGVLLALSKTVEAYCAPLFHTLRQIPSIALIPMFVLLFGIDETFKIIIVAKTAFFPVALAASEGVKAIPRSYFEVADVYRLRWPTLVREIALPAAAPPIISGFRISLTRAWVVLVATELLAADSGLGQMIEMSRQMLRIDVVMVGVVVTGVIGFALDFAFRRLEQHLFRWQTR, from the coding sequence ATGCGCAACCATCCCCTGTTCAACACCTTCACCTGGCTGATCTCGCCCCTTGTCCTGCTCCTGCTGTGGGCCGTGGTGGCCGAGGCGGCGATCTTTCCACGCAACCTGCTGGTACCACCGCTGCAGGTGCTGCAGACCTTCCAGGCGCTGCTGGCCAGCGGCGAGTTGCTCGAACACCTGGGCAACAGCCTGTCGCGCCTGGGCCTGGGTTTCGCCATCGGTTCGCTGAGCGGCCTGGCCTTCGGCGTGCTGCTGGCCCTGTCGAAAACCGTCGAGGCCTACTGCGCACCGCTGTTCCATACCCTGCGGCAGATCCCCAGCATCGCCCTGATCCCGATGTTCGTGCTGCTGTTCGGCATCGACGAAACCTTCAAGATCATCATCGTCGCCAAGACCGCGTTTTTCCCGGTGGCCCTGGCCGCCAGCGAAGGGGTCAAGGCGATTCCGCGCAGCTACTTCGAAGTCGCCGACGTCTATCGCCTGCGCTGGCCGACCCTGGTCCGCGAGATCGCCCTGCCCGCTGCCGCGCCGCCGATTATCAGCGGTTTTCGCATCAGCCTGACCCGCGCCTGGGTGGTGCTGGTGGCCACCGAGTTGCTGGCGGCCGACAGCGGCCTGGGGCAGATGATCGAAATGAGCCGGCAGATGCTGCGCATCGACGTGGTGATGGTCGGCGTGGTGGTCACCGGGGTGATCGGCTTCGCCCTGGACTTTGCCTTTCGCCGCCTCGAACAGCACCTGTTTCGCTGGCAAACCCGCTAG
- a CDS encoding ABC transporter ATP-binding protein codes for MNAIAHTFAPHSSALQRGALDIRGLNKSYRIEGQPLPVLHDINLKVRPGEFVSILGASGCGKSTLLRLLVGLEADYQGEILLDGKPVVGTSLERGIVFQDHRLFPWMTLSQNIALALKNHPLSPAEKQRLVSEHIALVNLEGFENAYPHQLSGGMAQRAAIARALINQPKVLLLDEPLGALDALTRVRLQHELQRIWVQQRCTVIMVTHDIEEALYLGDRVIVMDAHPGRIKHEIRVDLPHPRDRGCGVLQGYKERLLEELVGH; via the coding sequence ATGAACGCCATAGCCCATACCTTTGCCCCCCACAGCAGTGCCTTGCAACGCGGCGCACTGGACATTCGCGGCCTGAACAAAAGCTACCGCATCGAAGGCCAGCCCCTGCCGGTGCTGCACGACATCAACCTCAAGGTGCGCCCCGGCGAATTCGTCAGCATCCTCGGCGCCAGCGGCTGCGGCAAATCCACCCTGCTGCGGCTGCTGGTCGGCCTCGAAGCCGACTATCAGGGCGAAATACTGCTGGACGGCAAACCCGTGGTCGGCACCAGTCTGGAACGTGGCATCGTGTTCCAGGACCACCGCCTGTTCCCGTGGATGACGCTAAGCCAGAACATCGCCCTGGCCCTGAAAAACCATCCGCTGTCGCCAGCAGAAAAACAGCGTCTGGTCAGCGAGCACATCGCCCTGGTCAACCTCGAAGGCTTCGAAAACGCCTACCCGCATCAACTTTCCGGCGGCATGGCGCAACGCGCCGCCATCGCCCGCGCGTTGATCAATCAACCCAAGGTCCTGCTCCTCGACGAACCCCTCGGCGCCCTCGACGCCCTCACCCGCGTACGCCTGCAACACGAACTGCAACGCATCTGGGTGCAACAACGCTGCACCGTGATCATGGTCACCCACGACATCGAAGAAGCGCTGTACCTGGGGGATCGGGTGATCGTCATGGATGCCCATCCGGGGCGGATCAAACATGAGATCCGCGTGGATTTGCCCCATCCAAGGGATCGGGGGTGTGGGGTGTTGCAGGGGTATAAGGAGCGGTTGTTGGAGGAGTTGGTGGGGCATTGA
- a CDS encoding ABC transporter permease codes for MKQLLGKLRGLLLPLLLIGAWEYASRQDAAGAYAFVPLATIGQALLELLGNGELLVNLLASLMRTSSGLVLGIVLGVALGMLMALSSVANRLIGPLFHAVRQVPMLGWIPLIAMWFGNGEFSKVLIVTLAAFYPMVINTYQGFSHVERRYREVGQVLVLSRGQQLRHVLLPAALPSIATGVLQALAFAWVTAIGSELFLSSGAGLGNLMMNAEAGARMEIIVLSVLCIGLAGYLMTLLFTLASRHLLRWRNTR; via the coding sequence ATGAAGCAACTACTTGGAAAATTACGCGGCCTGCTGTTGCCGCTGCTGTTGATCGGCGCATGGGAATACGCCTCGCGCCAGGACGCCGCCGGAGCCTATGCCTTTGTGCCGCTGGCAACCATCGGCCAGGCGCTGCTGGAACTGCTGGGCAATGGCGAGTTGTTGGTCAACCTGCTGGCCAGCCTGATGCGCACGAGCAGCGGCCTGGTCCTGGGCATCGTGCTCGGCGTCGCCCTGGGGATGTTGATGGCACTGTCGAGCGTCGCCAACCGCCTGATCGGCCCACTGTTCCATGCCGTGCGCCAGGTGCCGATGCTCGGCTGGATTCCGTTGATTGCCATGTGGTTCGGCAATGGCGAGTTTTCCAAGGTGCTGATCGTCACCCTGGCGGCGTTTTACCCGATGGTCATCAACACCTATCAAGGCTTCAGCCATGTCGAGCGGCGCTATCGCGAAGTCGGCCAGGTGCTGGTGCTGAGTCGCGGGCAACAGCTGCGCCACGTACTGCTGCCGGCCGCCCTGCCGAGCATCGCCACCGGCGTACTTCAGGCCCTGGCCTTCGCCTGGGTCACCGCCATCGGCAGCGAACTGTTCCTCTCCTCCGGCGCTGGCCTGGGCAACCTGATGATGAACGCCGAGGCCGGCGCGCGCATGGAAATCATCGTCCTCAGCGTGCTGTGCATCGGCCTCGCCGGCTACCTGATGACTCTGCTGTTTACCCTTGCCAGTCGCCACTTGCTGCGCTGGCGCAACACCCGTTGA
- a CDS encoding TonB-dependent receptor plug domain-containing protein, which translates to MFHHTPLASAVALVIGSLALPIYAADTQPAPAGATGDALDTVVVLGTRRSDLTALQSAAPVDVLSSEQLLDTGASDLSTALTALSPSFSYPQSPQGAFSGSIAQGASLRGLASDQVLVLVNGKRRHTSANVTRQGLVNGRGAAAVDLSLIPLSAIQRVEILRDGAAAQYGSDAIAGVINIVLKEKDDGGNVGYRFGGYDKGDGLQRKLGGWKGFTLPNDGFLTLSFDAGNQDPASDTNPDNRIFYPGSTSINTPKEQNNRYRTWRWGSGNVSDQYNLVANSEIGIGEGLTAYGFATYSHKNTDAEGFFDPPTTLRSNYGSNALARFPDGRLPVTRYSLEDYAATGGLRLEDEQLGKFDLALNYGDNRLDSDDRNAINPSWGASSPQNIYTGRRDADQTNLTLDWVRDFPTDLLFKPLTLSAGLAWRQENYELSAGEAAGWQNGPLFNTVDPLSGRRIPGYYSGITQVDAASLDRRVFGAYVDVEGQVTEKFQAGVALRSEHYSDFGDTTNGKLSLRYDFTPQIAARATASTGYRAPSLVQSGLSSFSVQVVEQPPGSGNFVEVQQRTLRANSPEAALLGGKSLKPEESTNYSLGLVWRPLANASVTVDAYRINIDNRITLSDQLPASVVAPIFAGTPYANIQSAAFYTNVADTRTDGIELTGNYQLDLAQWGRLNLSSGFAKNRTEITQLRDVGNIRGDQIVGRATQGLIEDGTPETKLVLSANWLYDNWGVTVSQRRYGEWTSRNASNPDLDQTYSSQWVTDLDLSYTFDKALKVSIGAINLFDTHPDEAEGAQLYGVPKYSITSPEGAQGAFYYTSVSYEF; encoded by the coding sequence ATGTTCCACCACACTCCCCTGGCCAGCGCCGTCGCGCTGGTCATCGGCAGCCTTGCGCTGCCGATTTATGCCGCCGACACCCAGCCAGCCCCCGCCGGGGCCACTGGAGATGCCCTCGACACCGTGGTCGTGCTCGGCACCCGCCGCAGCGACCTCACCGCCCTGCAAAGCGCGGCCCCGGTGGATGTGCTGTCCAGCGAGCAATTGCTGGACACCGGCGCCAGCGACCTGTCCACCGCGCTGACGGCGCTGTCGCCGTCCTTCAGTTACCCGCAATCGCCCCAAGGCGCGTTCTCTGGCTCCATCGCCCAGGGCGCTTCGCTGCGCGGCCTGGCCTCCGACCAGGTGCTGGTGCTGGTCAACGGCAAGCGCCGCCACACCAGTGCCAACGTCACCCGCCAGGGCCTGGTCAATGGCCGCGGCGCGGCGGCGGTCGACCTCAGCCTGATTCCCTTGAGCGCGATCCAGCGCGTGGAAATCCTGCGCGACGGCGCCGCCGCCCAGTACGGCTCCGACGCCATCGCCGGGGTGATCAACATCGTGCTCAAGGAAAAAGACGACGGCGGCAACGTCGGCTATCGCTTCGGCGGCTACGACAAGGGCGACGGCCTGCAGCGCAAGCTCGGCGGCTGGAAAGGTTTCACCCTGCCCAACGACGGCTTCCTGACCCTGAGTTTCGACGCCGGCAACCAGGACCCGGCCAGCGACACCAACCCGGACAATCGGATCTTCTACCCCGGCTCCACCAGCATCAACACGCCCAAGGAGCAGAACAACCGCTACCGCACCTGGCGCTGGGGCTCGGGCAATGTCTCGGACCAGTACAACCTGGTGGCCAACAGCGAAATCGGCATCGGCGAAGGCCTGACCGCCTACGGTTTCGCCACCTATTCGCACAAAAACACCGACGCCGAAGGCTTCTTCGATCCACCGACGACCCTGCGCAGCAACTACGGCAGCAACGCCCTGGCGCGCTTCCCCGATGGCCGCTTGCCGGTGACCCGCTACTCCCTCGAAGACTACGCGGCCACCGGTGGCCTGCGCCTGGAAGACGAGCAACTGGGCAAATTCGACCTGGCGCTGAACTACGGCGACAACCGCCTCGACTCCGACGACCGCAACGCGATCAACCCGAGCTGGGGCGCCAGCAGCCCGCAGAACATCTACACCGGCCGCCGCGACGCCGACCAGACCAACCTGACCCTGGACTGGGTGCGTGACTTCCCCACCGACCTGCTGTTCAAGCCGCTGACCCTGTCCGCCGGCCTGGCCTGGCGCCAGGAAAACTACGAGCTGAGCGCCGGCGAAGCGGCGGGCTGGCAAAACGGTCCGCTGTTCAATACTGTCGATCCACTCAGTGGGCGGCGGATTCCTGGTTACTACTCGGGTATCACCCAGGTCGACGCCGCCTCCCTGGATCGCCGGGTGTTCGGCGCCTATGTCGACGTCGAAGGCCAAGTCACCGAGAAATTCCAGGCCGGCGTGGCGCTGCGCAGCGAGCACTACTCGGACTTCGGCGACACCACCAACGGCAAGCTGTCGCTGCGCTACGACTTCACCCCGCAAATCGCCGCGCGGGCCACTGCCAGCACCGGCTATCGCGCGCCGTCGCTGGTGCAGAGCGGGTTGTCGTCGTTCAGTGTGCAGGTAGTCGAGCAGCCACCGGGCAGCGGCAACTTCGTCGAAGTACAGCAACGCACCCTGCGCGCCAACAGCCCGGAAGCGGCATTGCTCGGCGGCAAGTCGCTGAAGCCCGAGGAGTCGACCAACTACTCTCTGGGTCTGGTCTGGCGGCCGCTGGCCAACGCCTCGGTGACCGTCGATGCGTACCGGATCAACATCGACAACCGCATCACCCTCTCCGACCAACTGCCGGCCTCGGTGGTCGCGCCGATCTTCGCTGGCACGCCCTACGCCAACATCCAGAGCGCGGCGTTCTACACCAACGTCGCCGACACCCGCACCGACGGTATCGAGCTGACCGGCAACTACCAACTGGACCTGGCGCAATGGGGCCGCCTCAACCTGAGCAGCGGCTTCGCCAAGAACCGCACGGAGATCACCCAACTGCGCGATGTCGGCAATATTCGCGGTGATCAGATCGTCGGCCGTGCCACCCAGGGCTTGATCGAGGACGGCACCCCGGAGACCAAGCTGGTGCTCAGCGCCAACTGGCTGTACGACAACTGGGGCGTGACGGTCTCCCAGCGCCGCTACGGCGAATGGACCAGCCGCAACGCGAGCAACCCGGATCTCGACCAGACTTACAGCTCTCAATGGGTCACCGACCTCGACCTGTCGTACACCTTCGACAAGGCGTTGAAGGTCTCGATCGGCGCGATCAACCTGTTCGACACCCACCCCGACGAAGCCGAAGGCGCGCAGTTGTATGGCGTGCCGAAGTATTCGATCACCAGCCCGGAAGGCGCCCAGGGCGCGTTCTACTACACCAGCGTCAGCTACGAGTTCTGA
- a CDS encoding TonB-dependent receptor: MHTLNPITKGIWLALLLAGGTASEVALAADTTDNQASPSSTEPALKTVTVTAQHREETLQEIPVAVSAIQGTNLTTDGVRAMGDITTFVPNASAKNPDGDGRPRWYIRGLGTGDTGAATVYPVGIYSDDVYLNAPIAGGGPLYDLERIEILRGPQGTLYGKNTTAGAVNIISNKPSLDAPTNGYGTVGVGSKDERIVSGALGGVLVDERLAARVALYSEERDGFADNLTDGHTYGDVNKKAVRVQFLAQLNPDLEALLKIHARQHNGDGSNGSLPVGRYYNVGYQRPNGRDIELNVKEDAKLDHDGTSLTFNWNLGDYTLTSISAYDYIRGQSTSDADFTPYEVNGAAKADNKYSQYSQEFRLASPQQETLRWLAGAHYFHETLDSAASRFITPGPTPNGSGSNQIGATDVRNLDYDHKTDSYALFGNLTYDFTDNFTVTGGLRYTQERKEIDLDLLQQTRTSANGPLVPLPGVGTNGNRQEANTWEAWTYDVTPEYRINDNLRVFFRYAHGFRSGGFNTGLSTSLAQLTTVDPEKLDAYEIGLKSEWFDRRLTANANIFYYDYSDIQVNLLTVNNGVLTTALTNGASGKVQGAELELEGQPTDYLHLRAAISFLDTEYTDFKNTNPNTGAVTGDYSGNSFVRSPRNVVALGGDYTFPLEIGGKLVAGGDVTFRDKEYFLADRQSSVDKTMSQPHYTLANTRLTWFSPDEQLSVTGFVNNVTDRRYQVHGRPNGTLGQYVITYGDPRTVGLSVTSRF; this comes from the coding sequence ATGCACACACTGAATCCAATCACCAAGGGCATCTGGCTCGCGTTGCTGCTGGCAGGGGGCACCGCCAGCGAGGTCGCACTGGCGGCCGACACCACCGATAACCAGGCGTCGCCGAGCAGCACCGAACCCGCGCTGAAAACCGTCACCGTCACCGCGCAGCACCGCGAAGAAACCCTGCAGGAAATTCCGGTGGCGGTGTCGGCGATCCAGGGCACTAACCTCACCACCGACGGCGTGCGCGCCATGGGTGACATCACCACCTTCGTGCCCAACGCCTCGGCGAAAAACCCGGACGGCGACGGTCGACCGCGCTGGTACATTCGTGGCCTCGGCACCGGCGATACCGGCGCCGCCACCGTCTACCCGGTGGGTATCTATTCCGATGACGTCTACCTCAACGCACCGATCGCCGGCGGCGGCCCGCTGTATGACCTGGAACGCATCGAGATCCTGCGCGGCCCGCAAGGCACGCTGTACGGCAAGAACACCACCGCTGGCGCAGTGAACATCATCTCCAATAAACCGAGCCTCGATGCCCCTACCAATGGCTACGGCACCGTCGGTGTCGGCAGCAAGGACGAACGCATCGTCAGCGGCGCGCTGGGGGGCGTACTGGTGGACGAACGCCTGGCCGCACGGGTGGCGCTGTATTCCGAGGAGCGTGACGGCTTTGCCGATAACCTCACCGATGGCCACACCTACGGCGACGTCAACAAGAAAGCCGTGCGCGTGCAGTTCCTCGCCCAGCTCAACCCCGATCTCGAAGCGCTGCTGAAAATCCACGCCCGCCAGCACAATGGCGACGGCAGCAACGGCTCGCTGCCGGTGGGCCGCTACTACAACGTCGGCTACCAACGGCCGAACGGGCGCGACATCGAACTCAACGTCAAGGAAGATGCCAAGCTCGACCACGACGGCACCTCGCTGACCTTCAACTGGAACCTGGGCGACTACACCCTGACCTCGATCAGCGCCTACGACTACATTCGCGGCCAGTCCACCAGTGATGCCGACTTCACCCCCTACGAAGTCAACGGCGCGGCCAAGGCCGACAACAAGTACAGCCAGTACTCCCAGGAGTTTCGCCTGGCCTCGCCGCAGCAGGAAACCCTGCGCTGGCTGGCCGGCGCCCACTACTTCCACGAAACCCTCGACAGCGCCGCCTCGCGTTTCATCACGCCCGGCCCGACGCCCAACGGCAGCGGCTCGAACCAGATCGGCGCGACCGATGTGCGCAACCTCGACTACGACCACAAGACCGACAGCTACGCGCTGTTCGGCAACCTGACCTACGACTTCACCGACAACTTCACCGTCACCGGCGGCCTGCGCTACACCCAGGAACGCAAGGAGATCGACCTCGACCTGCTGCAACAAACCCGCACCAGCGCCAACGGCCCACTGGTGCCGCTGCCCGGCGTCGGCACCAACGGTAATCGCCAGGAAGCCAACACCTGGGAAGCCTGGACCTATGACGTGACCCCGGAATACCGGATCAACGACAACCTGCGGGTGTTCTTCCGTTACGCCCACGGCTTCCGCTCCGGCGGCTTCAACACCGGCCTGTCCACCAGCCTGGCGCAACTGACCACGGTCGATCCGGAGAAACTCGACGCCTATGAAATCGGCCTCAAGTCGGAGTGGTTCGATCGCCGCCTGACCGCCAACGCGAACATTTTCTACTACGACTATTCGGACATTCAGGTGAACCTACTGACGGTCAACAACGGCGTGCTGACCACCGCCTTGACCAACGGTGCCTCGGGCAAGGTCCAGGGCGCCGAGCTGGAACTCGAAGGCCAGCCGACCGACTACCTGCACCTGCGCGCGGCGATCTCGTTCCTCGACACCGAGTACACCGACTTCAAGAACACCAACCCCAACACCGGCGCGGTGACCGGCGACTACAGCGGCAACAGCTTCGTGCGCTCGCCGCGCAATGTGGTCGCACTGGGCGGCGACTACACCTTCCCGCTGGAGATCGGCGGCAAGCTGGTGGCCGGTGGCGACGTGACCTTCCGCGACAAGGAATACTTCCTCGCCGACCGCCAGAGCAGTGTCGACAAGACCATGAGCCAGCCCCACTACACCCTGGCCAACACCCGCCTGACCTGGTTCAGCCCGGATGAGCAACTGAGCGTCACCGGCTTCGTCAACAACGTCACCGACCGCCGCTACCAGGTCCACGGCCGGCCCAACGGCACCCTCGGCCAATACGTGATCACCTACGGCGACCCGCGCACCGTCGGCCTCAGCGTGACCAGCCGCTTCTGA
- a CDS encoding ImcF-related family protein, producing the protein MTQSVEASKFSPLATVLLLAVILAVSVAVGCAAWWLWSGAQPLNDAQLREMVLKAISLWALCFVIAILIWHTFLSGVRKLVGASRTTPPPVLKATAQTSLSKMIGELRFQHGPLWRRKTRLYLVIGEPEQIQAIAPHLSQDHWLHGEHNVLLWGGSVQAPLTPSVTELCQQLTRWRALDGVIWALTPAQSKEQQILSHGVTRLGELATKLGWSLPLHVWQVCDSQWPQPMRPTQAVGCALPEKTTAQAIDDALQTLIQPLRQEGWAEVSKDFKHDFLLRLSRDLQVEGIARWRQALAPLFGMYARSLPLRGLWFSLPLPAGEKSNNRHWPHEPAWAGVLDGQRRRSRRLGWPATRVAYRLVLGLALVWGVGMLLSFTSNRTQIAHLQNTLATLQTAEQGDPQLRAFSELTRELDRLDYRAAHGTPWYQRFGLNQNDALLDALWPRYVEANQRLLRDPAAANLQAALNRLIKLPADSPLRSKLSAQAYDQLKAYLMLTRPDKVDSAFLAKTLSETETERDGISPGLWQALTPELWKFYAEQLPAHPEWRLEADPKLVAQARQVLLSQLGQRNAEASLYEKVLADAANQAPALRLAQMVGDTDASALFSSRAEVPGVFTRQAWEGQVRQAINAIAEQRREEIDWVLSDSHHEIAADLTPEQLRQRLTERYFRDYANAWLNFLNGLRWREVKSLGEVIDQLALMSDARQSPLIALMNTLAYQGQAGARGPAFSESLVKSAQKLIAQDAVAAIDQPLPTTNSPLDPTFGPLLALIGKESENPERLSLAAFLNRVTRVRLKLQQVSNATNPQEMTQALAQSVFQGQNVDLTDTQSYGSLLAASLGAEWDGIGQTLFVQPLEQAWQRVLQPSAAGLNSQWQRSIVNEWHSAFAGRYPFAATTSDASLPMLGQMIRADSGRLEQFLQQQLGGVLRKEGQRWVADTRHSQGLRFNPQFLTAINQLSQLADVLFTDGGLGVSFELRGKGVRDIVDTTFILNGEKHHYFNQRERWQRFTWPGTSNHPGSRLLWTSVYTGERLFADYEGTWGLIRLLEHARITPLNDSDSQMRVQIKAPDNLELTWNLRTELGTGPLELLKLRGFELPTEVFLQEGAKPKPVVRKKKTG; encoded by the coding sequence ATGACTCAATCAGTTGAAGCTTCGAAATTTTCGCCATTGGCAACGGTGCTATTACTGGCCGTGATCCTGGCAGTGTCGGTCGCCGTGGGATGCGCGGCCTGGTGGTTATGGAGCGGTGCACAGCCATTAAATGATGCGCAATTGCGCGAAATGGTACTCAAGGCTATTTCGCTGTGGGCGTTGTGTTTCGTGATAGCGATATTGATTTGGCATACATTTTTGAGCGGAGTCCGCAAGCTGGTGGGGGCGTCGCGGACAACCCCGCCGCCGGTGTTAAAGGCTACTGCGCAAACCAGTCTGTCAAAGATGATAGGCGAACTACGCTTCCAGCACGGCCCCCTCTGGCGCCGAAAAACCCGCCTGTACCTGGTCATCGGCGAGCCCGAACAAATCCAGGCCATCGCCCCGCACCTGTCCCAGGACCACTGGCTACACGGCGAACATAACGTCCTGCTCTGGGGCGGCAGCGTACAAGCGCCGCTTACCCCTTCAGTCACCGAACTGTGCCAACAACTCACCCGCTGGCGCGCCCTCGACGGCGTGATCTGGGCCCTGACACCCGCACAGAGCAAAGAACAACAAATCCTCAGTCATGGTGTGACACGTCTGGGTGAGCTGGCCACAAAACTGGGTTGGTCGTTGCCGCTGCATGTGTGGCAGGTGTGCGACAGTCAATGGCCGCAACCTATGCGTCCAACCCAGGCCGTCGGTTGCGCGCTGCCAGAAAAAACGACCGCGCAAGCCATTGACGATGCGTTGCAGACGTTGATCCAACCGCTGCGCCAGGAAGGCTGGGCAGAAGTGAGCAAGGACTTCAAACACGATTTCCTGCTGCGCCTGTCGCGGGATCTGCAGGTCGAAGGCATCGCCCGTTGGCGCCAAGCCCTGGCACCGTTATTCGGCATGTACGCTCGCAGCCTGCCGTTGCGCGGTTTGTGGTTCAGTTTGCCGTTGCCCGCTGGGGAAAAATCCAATAATCGCCACTGGCCCCATGAGCCGGCCTGGGCCGGAGTTCTGGATGGGCAGAGGCGGCGCAGTCGGCGTCTAGGCTGGCCAGCGACACGGGTCGCGTATCGGTTGGTCTTGGGACTGGCCTTGGTCTGGGGCGTCGGCATGCTGCTGTCCTTCACCAGCAACCGCACACAGATCGCCCACCTGCAAAACACCCTCGCGACCCTGCAAACAGCAGAGCAGGGCGACCCACAATTACGGGCGTTTTCCGAGCTGACCCGCGAGCTCGACCGCCTGGATTACCGCGCCGCCCACGGCACGCCCTGGTATCAGCGTTTTGGCCTGAACCAGAACGACGCCTTGCTCGATGCCCTGTGGCCGCGTTACGTCGAGGCCAATCAGCGGCTGCTGCGCGATCCAGCGGCGGCCAACCTGCAGGCCGCGCTGAATCGTCTGATCAAGCTGCCGGCTGACAGCCCATTACGCAGCAAACTCTCGGCCCAGGCCTACGATCAGCTCAAGGCTTATTTGATGCTGACGCGTCCGGACAAGGTCGACAGTGCCTTTCTCGCCAAGACCCTGAGCGAGACCGAAACCGAGCGCGACGGTATTTCACCGGGCCTCTGGCAAGCGCTCACCCCCGAGCTCTGGAAGTTCTACGCCGAGCAACTGCCGGCCCACCCGGAGTGGCGCCTTGAGGCCGATCCGAAGTTGGTGGCCCAGGCCCGGCAAGTGCTGCTCAGCCAACTCGGTCAGCGCAACGCCGAGGCCAGCCTCTATGAAAAAGTCCTGGCTGATGCCGCCAATCAGGCCCCGGCTTTGCGTCTGGCGCAGATGGTCGGCGACACCGATGCCTCGGCGCTGTTTTCCAGCCGAGCGGAAGTGCCCGGGGTGTTCACCCGGCAGGCCTGGGAAGGCCAGGTACGCCAGGCCATCAACGCCATCGCCGAGCAGCGTCGCGAGGAAATCGACTGGGTGCTCAGCGACAGCCACCACGAAATCGCCGCCGACCTGACGCCCGAGCAACTGCGTCAACGTCTCACCGAGCGCTATTTCCGGGACTACGCCAACGCCTGGCTGAACTTCCTCAACGGCCTGCGCTGGCGAGAAGTGAAGAGCCTGGGCGAGGTGATCGATCAGTTGGCGCTGATGAGCGATGCGCGGCAGTCGCCGCTGATTGCGCTGATGAACACGCTGGCCTATCAAGGCCAGGCCGGTGCCCGTGGTCCGGCGTTCAGTGAATCGCTGGTCAAGTCGGCGCAAAAACTCATCGCTCAGGACGCGGTTGCGGCCATCGATCAGCCGTTGCCCACAACCAACAGTCCATTGGACCCAACCTTTGGTCCTTTATTGGCACTGATCGGCAAGGAAAGCGAAAACCCCGAGCGCCTGAGCCTGGCCGCCTTCCTCAACCGCGTTACCCGGGTTCGCCTGAAACTGCAGCAAGTGAGCAACGCGACTAATCCGCAAGAAATGACCCAAGCCCTGGCGCAAAGCGTGTTCCAAGGACAAAACGTCGACCTCACCGACACCCAATCCTACGGCAGCCTGCTGGCCGCCAGCCTCGGCGCCGAGTGGGACGGCATCGGCCAGACGCTGTTTGTGCAGCCGCTGGAACAAGCCTGGCAGCGGGTTTTGCAACCCTCGGCAGCGGGCCTCAACAGCCAGTGGCAACGCTCGATCGTCAACGAATGGCACAGCGCATTCGCCGGTCGCTACCCCTTTGCCGCGACCACCAGCGACGCCTCGCTGCCGATGCTCGGGCAGATGATCCGCGCCGACTCCGGACGGCTGGAGCAATTTCTCCAGCAGCAACTCGGCGGCGTACTGCGCAAGGAAGGCCAGCGCTGGGTTGCGGACACCCGCCACAGCCAGGGCCTGCGTTTCAACCCGCAATTTCTCACGGCGATCAATCAACTCAGCCAACTCGCCGACGTGCTCTTTACCGACGGCGGCCTGGGTGTGAGCTTCGAACTGCGGGGCAAAGGTGTGCGCGACATCGTCGACACCACCTTCATCCTCAACGGCGAAAAACATCACTACTTCAACCAGCGCGAACGCTGGCAACGCTTCACCTGGCCCGGCACCAGCAACCACCCCGGCAGCCGCCTGCTGTGGACCAGCGTCTACACCGGCGAACGCCTGTTCGCCGACTACGAAGGCACCTGGGGCCTGATCCGCCTGCTGGAACACGCACGCATCACCCCGCTGAACGACAGCGACAGCCAGATGCGCGTGCAAATCAAAGCCCCGGACAACCTGGAACTGACCTGGAATTTACGCACCGAACTGGGTACCGGGCCGCTGGAGTTGCTGAAACTACGCGGGTTTGAATTGCCGACTGAGGTGTTTCTACAAGAGGGAGCGAAGCCCAAACCGGTGGTGAGGAAAAAGAAGACCGGCTGA